A part of Halobacillus shinanisalinarum genomic DNA contains:
- a CDS encoding Gfo/Idh/MocA family protein codes for MTIKIGVIGTGAIGREHINRIENILSGGEVKAVTDVNQESAYKAVEDYNLDATVYPDDISLVGDENIDAVFVTSWGPAHEQSVLIAIEAGKYVFCEKPLATNAEGCLRIVEAEQKHGKRLVQVGFMRRYDEGYVQLKDALDNNEIGNPLMIRCSHRNPAVDENYKTNMAVTETLIHEIDALHWLINDNYESVRVDFPKKTKHSHAELQDPQVFTLKTQSGVLIQAEVFVNCKYGYDIQCEVMGEEGIAKLPEVASVVVRKESKVSSNILNDWKIRFMDAYNKELQNFLDSIEKIGEPQGPTSWDGYIAAVTADACLQAQESGEEVDINLQDTPDFYKKETAVWS; via the coding sequence ATGACGATTAAAATTGGAGTTATTGGCACAGGTGCCATAGGAAGAGAACATATCAATCGAATTGAGAACATTTTATCTGGAGGGGAAGTTAAAGCAGTTACAGATGTGAATCAGGAATCTGCTTATAAAGCCGTAGAAGATTATAACTTAGATGCCACTGTTTATCCTGATGATATATCTCTTGTAGGAGATGAAAACATAGATGCAGTTTTTGTGACAAGCTGGGGGCCGGCACATGAGCAGAGCGTACTTATCGCAATTGAAGCTGGGAAATATGTGTTCTGCGAGAAACCCCTGGCCACAAACGCTGAAGGGTGTTTGAGAATTGTTGAAGCGGAGCAAAAGCACGGGAAGCGCCTTGTACAAGTCGGATTCATGCGCCGTTACGACGAAGGGTATGTACAACTGAAGGATGCCCTGGATAACAACGAAATCGGCAATCCGTTAATGATCCGCTGTTCACACCGCAATCCAGCTGTTGATGAAAATTACAAAACGAATATGGCAGTAACAGAAACATTGATTCATGAAATTGATGCCCTGCACTGGCTGATCAATGACAATTATGAATCGGTAAGAGTAGATTTCCCTAAAAAAACAAAACACTCCCATGCAGAATTACAGGATCCGCAAGTATTCACACTGAAAACCCAGAGTGGAGTATTAATTCAAGCAGAAGTCTTTGTCAATTGTAAATATGGTTATGATATCCAGTGTGAAGTTATGGGAGAAGAAGGAATTGCTAAATTGCCAGAAGTAGCTAGTGTAGTAGTTCGTAAAGAATCCAAGGTGAGCTCAAACATCTTGAACGATTGGAAAATAAGATTTATGGATGCTTACAACAAAGAGCTCCAGAATTTTCTGGATTCAATCGAGAAAATTGGCGAACCGCAAGGGCCTACATCGTGGGATGGATACATCGCAGCTGTCACAGCTGATGCATGCCTGCAGGCACAGGAGTCGGGTGAAGAAGTCGATATTAATCTCCAGGACACGCCTGACTTTTATAAAAAAGAAACAGCCGTGTGGAGTTAA
- a CDS encoding sugar phosphate isomerase/epimerase family protein gives MRLAYDPSHFRDNTNLKDTIDAVARLGYEYVELSPRKDFIWFNEYPKVNKQLIKDLKRYCSDAGVKISSVLPVQQWSSPIEEERQAAVRNWKRCIEITSDLGVDLMNTEFAGDKSRPVQSEASFVKSMDELMPLFEKEGINLNLQSHPHDFIELNTEAVKMIRALDKDWIKLVYSVPHAFFYDDGIGDVEQHLEEAGDLLDHVLIADTLNHKAAFGLRYIVNPPDANVTVHQHLNPGEGEVNFDALYRKLREMEFDGIVTNSVFSYPDKPEWSNEITMKSIKEGLNI, from the coding sequence ATGCGTCTAGCCTATGATCCATCACATTTTCGTGATAATACCAACCTAAAAGATACGATCGATGCCGTGGCCAGATTAGGGTATGAATACGTGGAGCTATCTCCGCGTAAAGATTTTATTTGGTTTAATGAATATCCAAAAGTTAATAAGCAGCTCATCAAAGATTTGAAAAGGTATTGTTCAGATGCAGGTGTCAAAATTTCTTCCGTACTTCCTGTTCAGCAATGGTCATCCCCGATTGAAGAAGAACGTCAAGCAGCGGTGAGAAATTGGAAGCGTTGTATTGAAATCACTTCTGATTTAGGGGTGGATTTAATGAATACCGAATTTGCCGGCGATAAAAGCCGTCCGGTGCAAAGTGAAGCATCGTTTGTAAAATCCATGGATGAGCTGATGCCGCTGTTTGAAAAAGAGGGGATCAATCTTAATTTACAATCCCACCCTCATGACTTTATTGAATTGAATACAGAGGCCGTTAAAATGATTCGCGCTCTGGATAAAGATTGGATCAAATTGGTCTATTCCGTTCCACATGCTTTCTTCTATGATGATGGGATTGGCGATGTGGAGCAGCACTTGGAAGAAGCGGGAGACTTGCTTGATCATGTATTAATTGCCGATACGCTCAATCATAAAGCTGCCTTTGGACTTCGTTATATTGTGAATCCCCCTGATGCTAATGTAACGGTCCACCAGCACTTGAACCCTGGAGAAGGGGAAGTGAATTTTGATGCACTTTACCGGAAATTAAGAGAAATGGAGTTTGATGGAATTGTGACAAACTCTGTATTCTCTTATCCTGATAAACCTGAATGGTCCAATGAAATTACCATGAAATCCATTAAAGAGGGATTGAATATTTAA
- the iolI gene encoding 2-keto-myo-inositol isomerase: MKLCFNQATTLENSNLEKDLDYCDKHGYDYIEIRAMDKLPEYLESHSLDDLKSYFQERHIKPLALNALVFFNNRDNEEEVLEEFKQMVEIGSELGVPYIVAVPLVTEEKILLNNIEKSSVKMLREFSKIAEPYGIKVAMEFVGHPECTVNTFEQAYDIVQKVDRENVGLVFDCFHFHAMGSSYEALEKADGKKIFILHIDDTEDFPIGILRDEDRVWPGEGAIDLDRLLSTLKEIGYEDGVVSVELFRPAYYEMDAEEVIKKAKDTTLDVVSKHYNTQPI; this comes from the coding sequence ATGAAATTATGTTTTAATCAGGCAACTACGCTTGAGAACTCAAACTTGGAGAAGGACTTAGATTATTGTGATAAACACGGGTATGATTACATCGAAATACGGGCGATGGATAAACTTCCGGAGTATTTGGAGTCACATTCCCTGGACGATTTAAAATCCTACTTTCAGGAGCGCCACATTAAGCCGTTAGCCTTGAATGCTCTGGTCTTTTTTAACAATCGCGATAATGAAGAAGAAGTTCTAGAGGAATTCAAACAGATGGTGGAAATCGGAAGTGAGCTGGGTGTTCCATACATCGTTGCCGTTCCCCTTGTAACAGAGGAGAAAATTTTACTGAACAACATTGAAAAAAGTTCCGTAAAAATGCTGAGAGAATTTTCGAAGATTGCAGAACCGTATGGTATTAAGGTTGCCATGGAGTTTGTAGGTCATCCAGAGTGTACGGTGAATACGTTTGAGCAGGCCTACGATATTGTGCAAAAAGTGGATCGTGAAAATGTGGGACTCGTCTTTGACTGCTTCCATTTTCATGCCATGGGCTCAAGTTATGAAGCTTTGGAAAAAGCAGATGGAAAAAAAATTTTCATTCTCCATATTGATGATACAGAAGACTTTCCGATCGGTATTTTAAGAGATGAAGACCGGGTCTGGCCTGGGGAAGGGGCGATTGACTTAGATCGACTGCTGTCTACTTTGAAAGAGATTGGGTATGAAGATGGAGTCGTATCCGTAGAGCTCTTCCGTCCTGCTTACTACGAAATGGATGCAGAAGAAGTCATTAAAAAGGCGAAGGATACAACCCTTGATGTAGTATCCAAGCACTACAATACTCAACCAATATAA
- the fba gene encoding class II fructose-1,6-bisphosphate aldolase, with protein MKDMLLKAKREDYAVGQFNINNLESIQAFLAAGEEEESPLILGASDRLIDYLGGFQTIVAMVESLVKEMSISVPVALHLDHGKSIERCKAAVDAGFSSVMIDGSRYGIEENIQMTKEVVDYVHPRGVSVEAEVGSVGGTEDGVTGGVKYADPAECLKLVGATDVDALAAALGSVHGPYQGEPKLGFEEMKQISEKTQVPLVLHGGSGIPTYQLQKAIKLGHAKINVNTECIQAWTNAVRKVLKADEQVYEPRIIHTPAKEAMKEMAKSKMREFMSSKRA; from the coding sequence ATGAAGGACATGCTGCTCAAAGCGAAGCGGGAAGATTATGCTGTCGGGCAATTTAATATTAATAACCTGGAATCGATTCAAGCTTTTCTAGCTGCAGGCGAGGAAGAGGAATCTCCTTTAATTCTGGGAGCGTCTGATCGATTAATCGATTATCTAGGTGGATTTCAAACCATAGTCGCTATGGTAGAAAGCCTCGTCAAAGAAATGTCTATTTCCGTGCCTGTCGCCTTGCATCTCGATCATGGAAAAAGTATTGAACGATGTAAAGCGGCGGTGGATGCCGGTTTCTCTTCGGTTATGATTGACGGCTCTCGCTATGGGATTGAGGAAAATATTCAAATGACGAAAGAAGTAGTAGATTACGTGCATCCAAGAGGAGTTTCGGTAGAGGCGGAGGTAGGATCTGTCGGTGGTACGGAAGATGGTGTGACCGGCGGAGTAAAGTACGCTGATCCTGCTGAATGCTTGAAGCTGGTTGGGGCAACTGATGTAGACGCCCTGGCCGCCGCGCTTGGGTCTGTACACGGCCCTTACCAGGGAGAACCGAAGTTAGGGTTTGAAGAAATGAAACAGATTTCCGAAAAGACCCAGGTACCGCTCGTGCTCCACGGAGGATCCGGGATCCCCACCTATCAATTACAAAAAGCGATTAAGCTTGGACACGCTAAGATCAATGTCAATACAGAGTGTATTCAAGCCTGGACCAATGCCGTAAGAAAAGTATTAAAAGCTGATGAGCAAGTCTATGAACCTAGAATTATTCATACGCCTGCTAAAGAGGCGATGAAAGAAATGGCTAAAAGTAAGATGAGAGAGTTTATGAGCAGTAAGAGAGCCTAA
- a CDS encoding aldo/keto reductase, translating to MAEKTRIGTTDLYVNPIGLGTNAVGGHNLYPNLDEQQGVNMVKEAVENGVDFLDTAYIYGPGYSEELVGKAIREMGNRSEIVLATKGAQKFVNGEEVLDNSPAFLKQSVEDSLKRLKTDYLDMYYIHFPDENTPKAEAVGALKELKDEGKIRSIGVSNMSLDQLKEANQDGYVDVFQGLYNLFQRDSEKELFPYIVENEISFVPFFPLASGLLAGKYDKYTTFPDSDLRSSLPHFQEEAFKENLEKVEELRKIADRKGVEVPHLVLAWYLEHEAIDVIIPGAKNKEQVKSNLQTLEVKISNQEFDEIDQLFT from the coding sequence ATGGCTGAAAAAACTAGAATTGGAACAACGGACTTATATGTAAATCCTATTGGACTTGGTACGAACGCGGTCGGCGGCCATAACTTGTATCCAAATCTTGATGAGCAGCAAGGAGTCAATATGGTCAAAGAAGCGGTGGAAAATGGGGTAGACTTTCTCGATACCGCTTATATTTATGGCCCTGGATACTCCGAAGAGTTAGTAGGAAAGGCTATACGTGAAATGGGCAATCGCAGTGAAATTGTCCTCGCTACGAAAGGTGCTCAAAAGTTTGTTAACGGGGAAGAAGTTTTGGATAACTCCCCTGCTTTTCTTAAACAATCCGTCGAAGACAGCCTGAAACGCCTTAAAACCGATTACCTGGATATGTATTATATTCATTTTCCAGATGAAAACACCCCAAAAGCTGAAGCCGTAGGGGCGCTCAAGGAATTGAAAGATGAGGGCAAAATACGCTCTATTGGTGTTTCCAATATGAGTCTTGATCAGCTGAAAGAAGCCAATCAGGATGGATATGTGGATGTATTCCAGGGATTATACAATTTGTTTCAGAGAGATTCTGAAAAAGAGCTTTTCCCTTACATCGTCGAAAATGAGATTTCTTTTGTGCCATTTTTTCCATTAGCATCAGGTCTTCTGGCTGGGAAGTACGATAAATATACTACTTTTCCGGACTCTGACCTGCGTTCCAGCCTGCCTCATTTTCAAGAAGAGGCCTTCAAGGAGAACTTGGAAAAAGTAGAAGAGCTTCGGAAGATCGCGGATAGAAAAGGTGTGGAAGTTCCTCATTTAGTTCTCGCCTGGTACCTGGAACATGAGGCTATTGATGTAATTATTCCAGGCGCAAAGAACAAAGAGCAGGTAAAAAGTAATTTACAAACGCTCGAAGTGAAGATTAGCAATCAAGAATTCGATGAGATTGATCAGCTATTTACCTAG
- the iolC gene encoding 5-dehydro-2-deoxygluconokinase: MYNLDFKEDRPIDLIGIGRLCIDLNADQFNRPMEETKSFTKYVGGSPTNITIGAARLGLKPGFIGKVSDDQMGRFIVDYLQGDDIDTTNISVDHTGAVTGLAFTEIKSPEDCSILMYRDNVADLKLSTDDVSEDYIKNAKALHISGTALSASPSREAVFLALEYARKHEVVVIFDIDYRPYTWKDEKETATYYNLAAEKCNVIIGTRDEFDMMEQFEKEKKTDEETASKWFNHHAEIVVIKHGSKGSYAYTKDGHSHTSGTFKTKVLKTFGAGDSYASAFIYGLFQQWDLSKAMEYGSASAAIVISRHSCSDAMPTTREVDKFIANAERQDIS, from the coding sequence GTGTACAACTTGGATTTCAAAGAAGATAGACCTATAGATCTTATTGGAATTGGAAGACTTTGCATCGATTTAAATGCCGATCAGTTTAATCGTCCAATGGAAGAAACTAAATCCTTCACAAAGTATGTAGGAGGTTCCCCGACCAATATCACTATTGGTGCTGCGAGACTTGGTCTCAAACCAGGTTTTATAGGCAAGGTTTCAGATGATCAAATGGGGCGTTTCATCGTGGATTATTTACAAGGGGATGACATCGATACCACGAATATCTCTGTTGATCATACAGGGGCTGTAACAGGGTTAGCTTTCACTGAAATTAAGAGTCCGGAAGACTGCAGTATCTTAATGTATCGGGATAACGTAGCCGACTTAAAACTAAGTACCGATGATGTATCGGAAGATTATATAAAAAATGCCAAGGCTTTGCATATCTCGGGAACGGCACTCTCGGCAAGTCCATCCAGAGAAGCTGTATTTTTAGCCCTTGAATATGCAAGGAAACACGAAGTTGTCGTGATCTTTGACATTGACTACCGTCCATACACCTGGAAAGACGAAAAAGAAACAGCAACGTATTATAACCTTGCTGCCGAAAAATGTAATGTCATTATTGGCACAAGAGATGAGTTCGACATGATGGAACAATTCGAAAAAGAGAAGAAGACAGATGAAGAGACAGCTTCCAAATGGTTTAACCACCATGCTGAAATTGTAGTCATTAAGCATGGATCAAAAGGCTCTTACGCTTATACAAAGGACGGGCACTCGCATACGAGCGGTACGTTTAAAACCAAAGTACTAAAAACATTTGGTGCCGGTGATTCCTATGCATCCGCTTTTATTTACGGGCTGTTCCAGCAGTGGGATTTATCAAAGGCAATGGAATATGGGAGCGCTTCAGCTGCAATCGTCATTTCGAGACACAGTTGTTCAGACGCCATGCCGACTACTCGTGAGGTGGATAAATTTATAGCAAATGCCGAAAGACAGGATATTTCCTGA